From Chryseobacterium shandongense, the proteins below share one genomic window:
- a CDS encoding LysR family transcriptional regulator, which translates to MVNLEWYRTFKAIYKTGTLTEAADTLFISQPGVSLHLSSLEAYVGYKLFDRTGRRMIPTERGKVLFNAVSEPLSKLEEVEKNFQKSTEKLTPTISVGMCFETFQTTLEQYVSSLPFNLIISFGEYREMLDQLDKGILDLIITPKKGISPNIEHEAFSSEQIILVGGKDVDKEQFENILNDKGIEHAEEWLKNEKWYGTAGDMEHLFQFWILNFGHKPNFRPNYIVPNLNSIVRCLKGGSGLAVVPDFLCKKEIENGEIQLIWEGKKQLKNTLYFGCRKKTNYQTEIDHIKELFRKMMGKEVNV; encoded by the coding sequence ATGGTCAATTTAGAATGGTACCGGACTTTTAAAGCAATCTATAAGACAGGGACACTTACGGAAGCTGCAGATACGTTATTTATCTCTCAGCCCGGAGTAAGCCTTCACCTCAGTTCTCTTGAAGCGTATGTAGGATATAAGCTCTTTGATAGAACGGGAAGAAGAATGATCCCTACCGAAAGAGGAAAGGTCTTGTTCAATGCCGTTTCGGAACCGTTATCGAAACTGGAAGAAGTGGAGAAAAACTTTCAGAAATCTACGGAAAAGCTTACGCCTACCATCAGTGTCGGCATGTGTTTTGAAACTTTTCAGACAACCCTGGAGCAGTATGTTTCAAGTCTGCCTTTCAACCTGATCATTAGCTTTGGGGAATACCGGGAAATGCTTGATCAGTTGGACAAGGGAATTTTAGATTTAATCATTACTCCGAAAAAAGGTATTTCTCCAAATATTGAACACGAAGCATTTTCGTCAGAACAGATCATTCTTGTCGGCGGAAAAGATGTCGACAAAGAGCAATTTGAAAATATTTTGAATGATAAAGGCATCGAACACGCAGAGGAATGGCTAAAAAATGAAAAATGGTACGGTACGGCAGGAGATATGGAACATCTTTTTCAGTTCTGGATCCTGAACTTTGGCCATAAGCCGAATTTCCGCCCCAACTATATTGTTCCGAATCTCAATTCCATTGTGCGCTGTCTGAAAGGCGGTTCCGGATTGGCAGTGGTTCCGGACTTTCTATGTAAAAAAGAAATTGAAAACGGTGAAATCCAGTTGATATGGGAAGGGAAAAAGCAGTTGAAAAATACTTTATATTTCGGTTGCAGGAAGAAAACAAACTATCAGACGGAGATCGATCATATCAAAGAACTGTTCAGGAAAATGATGGGAAAGGAAGTTAATGTTTAA
- a CDS encoding lipocalin family protein, with the protein MNKIMVSVLLLSLISCSGNDEDQALSNKASIIGEWYVEKAEIYRSLNQNIQTSFSTDCEKKSTYEFTDTHLLSIIYAQSNNTCVKTDAVTKKYIFDKGNGKFWFENEENYPYFVTKLNETDMVAEDRTQDFDGDGTKDILRRFYKRIN; encoded by the coding sequence ATGAATAAAATAATGGTATCGGTTCTTCTATTGTCTCTAATTTCCTGCAGTGGTAATGATGAAGATCAGGCTCTCAGCAATAAAGCTTCTATCATTGGAGAATGGTACGTTGAAAAAGCTGAGATATACAGGTCTTTAAATCAGAATATCCAGACTTCTTTTTCCACAGATTGCGAGAAAAAAAGTACTTATGAATTTACTGATACCCATCTTCTTTCAATTATTTATGCTCAAAGCAACAATACCTGTGTAAAAACAGATGCCGTAACAAAGAAGTATATATTCGATAAAGGAAATGGCAAATTCTGGTTTGAGAACGAGGAAAATTATCCGTATTTCGTAACAAAACTCAATGAAACCGATATGGTGGCAGAAGACCGCACTCAGGATTTTGACGGGGATGGTACCAAAGATATATTAAGACGTTTTTATAAAAGAATTAACTGA
- a CDS encoding RebB family R body protein, with product MDSKVNDQITDSVTQANVKVVGDAPAIAMGNLYQSLAHSTGILFQNAVNAQNQQNILAQAAANQGIMQIYSLDIVSEAIAVSKILNGNVAMIIKKD from the coding sequence ATGGATTCAAAAGTAAACGATCAGATTACAGATTCTGTCACTCAGGCAAATGTAAAAGTGGTGGGCGATGCTCCTGCCATTGCAATGGGAAATCTTTACCAGTCTTTAGCCCATTCAACTGGAATATTGTTTCAAAATGCAGTTAACGCTCAAAATCAGCAGAACATATTGGCGCAGGCGGCGGCAAACCAGGGGATCATGCAGATTTATAGTCTTGATATTGTTTCGGAAGCAATTGCTGTTTCAAAAATATTAAATGGAAATGTGGCAATGATCATTAAAAAAGATTAG
- a CDS encoding NAD(P)H-dependent oxidoreductase: MKKIFIINGGQNFGHSGGKYNHTIAENTLEVLKNFDNVEIQITNISEGYDKNEEVQKFVWADYIIYHTPIWWLQLPNGFKKYIDEVFTAGHAKGIYMSDGRTSENPKINYGTGGMLGGRKYMVTTSWNAPETAFTLPGEFFSETSVDEGPLFGFHRMNAFVSLEKMESFHFHDVEKNADVERDMKLYREHLTAIFEKELKTQLV, encoded by the coding sequence ATGAAAAAAATATTCATTATTAACGGGGGACAAAACTTCGGACATTCCGGAGGAAAATATAATCATACCATTGCAGAAAATACCCTTGAAGTATTAAAAAACTTCGACAATGTAGAAATTCAGATTACAAACATCAGCGAAGGTTATGATAAAAATGAAGAAGTTCAGAAATTCGTGTGGGCAGATTATATTATATACCATACTCCGATCTGGTGGCTTCAGCTGCCGAATGGATTTAAGAAATATATTGACGAAGTTTTTACGGCAGGACATGCCAAAGGAATTTATATGAGTGACGGGAGAACATCAGAAAATCCGAAGATTAACTATGGAACCGGAGGAATGCTCGGAGGAAGAAAATACATGGTAACCACAAGCTGGAATGCTCCTGAAACGGCTTTTACGCTTCCGGGAGAATTCTTCAGCGAAACGAGTGTTGATGAAGGTCCATTATTCGGTTTTCACAGAATGAATGCTTTTGTATCATTAGAAAAAATGGAGAGTTTCCATTTCCACGACGTGGAGAAAAATGCAGATGTAGAACGCGATATGAAACTGTACAGGGAACATCTTACCGCAATTTTTGAAAAAGAATTAAAAACCCAGTTAGTGTAA
- a CDS encoding putative quinol monooxygenase, giving the protein MKIYLTAIIKAKEEYRTEVLEVLQNMVKETVKEEANELYRLHQSIEDKNHFIFYEIWKSEDGLAEHNQQPYIKAFAELIDNKLQEKPQIYLTEVI; this is encoded by the coding sequence ATGAAGATTTATTTAACCGCCATCATTAAAGCGAAAGAAGAATACAGAACAGAGGTTTTGGAAGTTCTTCAGAATATGGTAAAAGAAACCGTGAAAGAAGAAGCGAACGAATTGTACAGGCTTCATCAAAGCATTGAAGATAAAAACCATTTCATTTTCTACGAAATCTGGAAAAGTGAAGACGGCCTCGCTGAACACAATCAGCAACCGTACATCAAAGCGTTTGCTGAACTGATTGATAACAAGCTTCAGGAAAAGCCGCAAATTTACCTTACTGAAGTTATTTAG
- a CDS encoding aldo/keto reductase, translated as MQQKTYTGQPVITLNNGVDIPALGFGVWQMEDLKECEDAVVKAIETGYRMIDTAAIYQNETAVGNAIKNSGVDREELFITSKLWVQDTAYEKAKGAFQRTLDRLQLDYLDMYLIHWPYSDFTGAWKAMEELYQEGKIKAIGVCNFPEDKMEELKANATILPVINQIELHPIFQQKELQKYNRENNIVTQPWSPLGNGNAGLLYNADLKAIGEKYGKTVAQVILRWHLQEGFCAIPKSVTPSRIEENFNVFDFELTEDEMNVVRSLDTGKRLFFDPKDPAWEEKMLNAVADI; from the coding sequence ATGCAACAGAAAACATATACAGGACAGCCTGTAATAACATTGAATAACGGAGTAGATATTCCGGCTTTAGGTTTCGGAGTTTGGCAGATGGAGGATCTGAAAGAATGCGAAGATGCCGTAGTTAAAGCTATTGAAACAGGCTATCGAATGATTGATACAGCTGCTATTTATCAGAATGAAACTGCCGTTGGAAATGCCATTAAAAATAGTGGAGTAGATAGAGAAGAACTATTTATTACTTCGAAACTTTGGGTTCAGGATACTGCTTATGAGAAGGCAAAAGGTGCTTTCCAGAGAACACTGGACAGATTGCAGCTGGATTATCTGGATATGTATTTGATTCACTGGCCGTATTCGGATTTTACCGGAGCGTGGAAAGCAATGGAAGAGTTGTATCAGGAAGGAAAGATCAAAGCAATTGGAGTTTGTAATTTTCCTGAAGACAAGATGGAAGAATTAAAGGCTAATGCAACAATACTTCCTGTAATCAATCAGATTGAGCTGCACCCGATTTTCCAGCAGAAAGAACTTCAAAAGTACAACAGAGAAAACAATATTGTGACACAGCCATGGAGCCCGCTTGGTAATGGAAACGCAGGATTGCTGTATAATGCAGATCTTAAAGCAATTGGTGAAAAATACGGTAAAACGGTAGCGCAGGTTATTTTAAGATGGCATCTTCAGGAAGGTTTCTGTGCGATCCCGAAATCGGTTACCCCTTCAAGAATCGAGGAAAATTTTAATGTCTTTGATTTTGAATTAACGGAAGATGAAATGAATGTTGTCCGCTCTCTAGACACAGGCAAAAGACTGTTTTTCGATCCGAAAGATCCGGCTTGGGAAGAAAAAATGCTAAATGCGGTTGCAGATATTTAA